The Primulina tabacum isolate GXHZ01 chromosome 7, ASM2559414v2, whole genome shotgun sequence genome includes a window with the following:
- the LOC142550874 gene encoding late embryogenesis abundant protein D-34-like has translation MSQERPRKPPAVEQQEPTKYGDIFPVSGELSSKPVAPGDAAMMQSAETSVLGKTLKGGTAAVMQSAATRNERAGVVGHRDVTKVVEDEGVTLGETDLPGTRVITESVAKHVIGQHVQPHPQ, from the exons ATGAGCCAAGAACGACCAAGAAAACCACCGGCGGTGGAGCAACAAGAACCCACTAAATACGGCGACATCTTCCCAGTCTCGGGGGAACTTTCAAGCAAACCTGTTGCGCCGGGAGATGCTGCCATGATGCAGTCTGCAGAAACATCTGTATTGGGGAAGACTCTAAAGGGCGGCACCGCCGCAGTGATGCAGTCGGCGGCCACCAGGAATGAAAGGGCCGGTGTCGTGGGCCACCGAGATGTTACTAAGGTCGTGGAGGATGAAGGCGTGACGCTCGGGGAAACCGATCTTCCAGGAACCCGTGTCATCACGGAATCTGTAGCTAAACAT GTTATAGGACAGCATGTTCAACCGCACCCTCAGTGA